One part of the Paroedura picta isolate Pp20150507F chromosome 5, Ppicta_v3.0, whole genome shotgun sequence genome encodes these proteins:
- the LOC143837227 gene encoding interferon-inducible GTPase 5-like: MGGSITKALIGEELQKLKDEMQNKNLADLIEESESLLKLLNNTTLDIAITGMSGAGKSSLVNALRGMTDCEEDAAETGVTETTLTRKKYTHPTFPKVTLWDLPGTGTPQFVPKKYLKDVHFEEYDFFIIVASDRFTSNDVLLAHEIQKLKKKFYYVRTRVDVSIDSERKKPNFNEEKCLEKMRTYCCYNLRDVKPIPMVFLISRWDLKLYDFPLFLQTLVSDLDGLKREVLIAVLPAFSREVLGKKKAAMEAHIRKIALVSCAIGAIRVPGLSLACDIGILVGTMRYFCNTFRLDAGSLNRLSNQVGKPVHVLQSAIKKSPVVSQVTAEFVTDLLSKSLLCGTMMAVELALDSIPVLGSLTGGCLSFVTTFSMLKAFLHDVVEDAENVLAKAAE, translated from the coding sequence ATGGGTGGTTCCATCACAAAAGCTCTCATCGGAGAAGAACTTCAAAAACTGAAGGATGAGATGCAAAATAAGAATCTCGCAGATCTGATAGAAGAAAGTGAAAGCCTCTTGAAGTTATTAAATAACACCACTCTTGACATTGCCATTACAGGCATGTCAGGTGCTGGCAAATCATCGCTTGTCAATGCCCTGAGGGGCATGACTGATTGTGAAGAAGATGCAGCAGAGACTGGGGTAACAGAAACCACACTGACTAGGAAGAAATACACACATCCCACATTCCCCAAAGTAACATTATGGGATCTTCCAGGAACTGGGACCCCCCAGTTTGTACCAAAGAAATACCTGAAGGACGTACATTTCGAGGAGTATGATTTCTTCATTATCGTTGCATCAGATCGCTTCACTTCAAATGATGTTCTCCTGGCCCATGAAATTCAGAAGTTGAAGAAGAAGTTCTACTACGTGCGCACCAGAGTGGATGTGAGCATagattctgaaagaaaaaaacccaacttcaatgaggagaaatgcctggagaagaTGAGGACCTACTGCTGTTATAACCTGAGAGATGTCAAACCGATCCCAATGGTTTTTCTTATCTCTAGGTGGGATTTGAAACTATatgatttccccctctttctacAGACCTTGGTGAGTGACTTGGATGGCCTCAAGAGAGAAGTCTTAATTGCAGTTCTTCCAGCTTTCTCCAGAGAAGTCCTGGGGAAGAAAAAGGCTGCAATGGAAGCCCACATACGGAAAATAGCCCTTGTGTCTTGTGCTATTGGAGCAATTCGTGTCCCTGGCCTCTCTCTTGCCTGCGATATTGGCATCTTGGTTGGAACAATGAGATATTTTTGCAACACCTTTCGCTTGGATGCAGGTTCCCTCAATAGACTTTCAAACCAGGTTGGCAAACCTGTTCATGTGTTGCAATCAGCTATCAAAAAGTCCCCAGTGGTCAGTCAAGTTACTGCAGAATTTGTGACTGATCTTTTATCCAAGTCACTATTGTGTGGAACAATGATGGCAGTGGAGTTGGCTCTTGATTCTATACCCGTCTTGGGTTCTCTAACTGGCGGATGTCTTTCTTTTGTAACAACATTCTCCATGCTGAAGGCCTTTCTGCATGATGTTGTGGAAGATGCTGAGAATGTCCTGGCAAAAGCTGCAGAGTAA